In Nonomuraea muscovyensis, one genomic interval encodes:
- a CDS encoding cytochrome d ubiquinol oxidase subunit II has product MELIWYAVFALLLTGYFALEGFDLGVGLLLPLVGRNQRGRDRMVAAMAPFVLANEVWLVAVAGTLFGVYPMLEGEVLFGLYPLVVAMLLAWIVRDAGLWFRRRADGAAWRSFWDAMITLGSLGLAFGWGMALYAAATGFGSSLLHPVGLLLGVVVTLLLAWHGWTFLAWRAPETAGITRSGRALALSGVAAALPAAAVVGGALPYLLEHSAPSSTLSVLSVMVLPFAPVMVIAQVWVWRTFRPGKGPVRTLSFF; this is encoded by the coding sequence ATGGAACTGATCTGGTACGCCGTCTTCGCGCTGCTGCTGACCGGCTACTTCGCCCTGGAGGGGTTCGACCTGGGGGTCGGGCTGCTGCTGCCGCTGGTCGGCCGGAACCAGCGGGGCAGGGACCGGATGGTGGCGGCCATGGCGCCGTTCGTGCTGGCCAACGAGGTGTGGCTGGTGGCCGTGGCCGGAACCCTGTTCGGGGTGTACCCGATGCTGGAGGGCGAGGTGCTGTTCGGCCTGTACCCGCTGGTCGTGGCCATGCTGCTGGCCTGGATCGTGCGGGACGCGGGGCTGTGGTTCCGGCGTCGCGCCGACGGCGCCGCCTGGCGCTCCTTCTGGGACGCGATGATCACGCTGGGCTCGCTCGGGCTGGCGTTCGGCTGGGGCATGGCGCTGTACGCGGCCGCGACGGGCTTCGGCTCCTCGCTGCTGCACCCCGTGGGGCTGCTGCTGGGCGTGGTGGTCACGCTGCTGCTCGCCTGGCACGGGTGGACGTTCCTCGCCTGGCGGGCGCCGGAGACGGCCGGGATCACCCGCTCCGGGCGGGCCCTGGCGCTGTCGGGGGTGGCCGCGGCGCTGCCGGCCGCCGCGGTGGTCGGTGGTGCCCTGCCGTACCTGCTGGAGCACAGCGCGCCGTCCTCTACGCTGAGTGTGCTCAGTGTCATGGTCCTGCCGTTCGCGCCGGTGATGGTGATCGCGCAAGTATGGGTGTGGCGCACTTTCCGTCCCGGGAAGGGCCCCGTCCGGACTCTCTCGTTCTTCTGA
- the cydD gene encoding thiol reductant ABC exporter subunit CydD, which yields MHKDLLRLMRAEQSVRRHLSVTMTAAVLAGLLVLVQAELLAGVLSGRFAGVALAGVAGVVGLRALLAWTQGVFAGRTATGVKSALRHRLLVRLQELGPARLTGHRSGELVTLTGRGLDGLDDYLTGYLPAVAVAAVVPVAVLVRLFAADLASAVIVLVTLPLIPVFGALVGLTTKAVTERQYHALSRLGGHFLDVVRGLPTLRAFGRARYQAGVIRQVADAHRSATMRTLRVAFLSSLVLELCASLSLALVAVPIGLRLLGGSLDLTTALLVLLLAPEAYLPLRAMGTKFHASMEGVAAADAAFAVLDRSADPSAEPTAAAVAGAGAGRSTGSAPGSSTGSSPDDAARPEAVGGSGPPAIRLENVTVRYPDRDDAALTGVSLTIAPGEHVALVGESGGGKSTLLHLVLGFVRPSEGRVLVDGVDLSDLDLDAWRERLAFVPQRPHLFTTTVAGNIRLGSPDATPEEIRRAATAAYADEFVQRLPGGYDTPVGERGANLSAGQRQRIALARAFCRPQATVLLLDEPTARLDGRSEAAVVAATARLGRGRTAVIVAHRPAMIELADRVIRVHEGRVVSDTTRPGSEAAPPPSDTPDETDLRHQDAEAEGATGVVPGDVPGRVGEAPHGGGRAEEAFEASRGEGVPEAVAEAGDGRARVESRRLGRDT from the coding sequence GTGCACAAAGATCTCCTGCGGCTCATGCGGGCCGAGCAGTCGGTACGACGTCACCTGTCCGTCACGATGACGGCGGCCGTGCTGGCGGGGCTGCTCGTGCTCGTGCAGGCGGAGCTGCTGGCCGGGGTGCTGTCCGGCAGGTTCGCCGGCGTCGCGCTGGCCGGCGTGGCCGGGGTCGTGGGCCTGCGGGCGCTGCTGGCCTGGACCCAGGGCGTCTTCGCCGGCCGCACCGCCACCGGCGTGAAGTCGGCGCTGCGCCACCGGCTGCTGGTCCGGCTGCAGGAGCTCGGCCCGGCCAGGCTGACCGGCCACCGCTCTGGCGAGCTGGTCACGCTCACCGGCCGCGGCCTCGACGGCCTCGACGACTACCTCACCGGCTACCTGCCGGCCGTCGCCGTCGCCGCGGTGGTGCCGGTGGCGGTGCTCGTCCGGCTCTTCGCCGCCGACCTGGCGAGCGCGGTCATCGTGCTGGTGACGCTGCCGCTGATCCCCGTCTTCGGCGCGCTGGTCGGCCTGACGACCAAGGCCGTCACCGAGCGCCAGTACCACGCCCTGTCGCGACTCGGCGGGCACTTCCTCGACGTGGTGCGCGGCCTGCCCACGCTGCGTGCCTTCGGCCGTGCCCGCTACCAGGCGGGCGTCATCCGGCAGGTGGCCGACGCGCACCGGTCGGCGACCATGCGGACGCTGCGGGTGGCGTTCCTGTCGTCGCTGGTGCTGGAGCTGTGCGCGTCACTGTCGCTGGCCCTGGTGGCGGTGCCGATCGGGCTGCGCCTGCTCGGCGGGTCGCTGGACCTGACGACGGCGCTGCTGGTGCTGCTGCTGGCGCCGGAGGCGTACCTGCCGCTGCGCGCGATGGGCACCAAGTTCCACGCCTCGATGGAGGGCGTGGCCGCCGCCGACGCCGCCTTCGCCGTGCTCGACCGCTCCGCAGACCCGTCCGCCGAGCCCACCGCCGCGGCGGTCGCGGGGGCGGGCGCCGGCCGTTCCACCGGCTCCGCTCCCGGCTCCTCCACCGGTTCCTCTCCCGATGACGCCGCCCGGCCGGAGGCAGTGGGCGGGTCCGGGCCGCCGGCCATCCGCCTGGAGAACGTCACGGTGCGCTACCCCGACCGTGACGACGCGGCCCTGACCGGCGTTTCCCTCACCATCGCCCCGGGCGAGCACGTCGCCCTGGTGGGCGAGAGCGGAGGCGGCAAGAGCACGCTCCTGCACCTCGTCCTCGGCTTCGTCAGGCCCTCCGAGGGCCGGGTCCTGGTGGACGGCGTCGACCTGAGCGACCTCGACCTGGACGCCTGGCGCGAGAGGCTGGCGTTCGTCCCGCAGCGCCCCCACCTGTTCACCACGACGGTGGCCGGCAACATCCGCCTCGGCTCGCCCGACGCCACGCCGGAGGAGATACGGCGGGCCGCGACGGCCGCGTACGCCGACGAGTTCGTCCAGCGGCTCCCCGGTGGCTACGACACGCCCGTCGGCGAGCGGGGCGCCAACCTGTCGGCCGGCCAGCGCCAGCGCATCGCCCTGGCGCGCGCCTTCTGCCGCCCGCAGGCCACGGTGCTGCTCCTCGACGAGCCCACGGCCCGCCTGGACGGCCGCAGCGAGGCGGCGGTGGTCGCCGCGACGGCCCGCCTCGGCCGCGGGCGCACGGCCGTCATCGTCGCCCACCGGCCCGCCATGATCGAACTCGCCGACCGCGTCATCCGCGTCCACGAGGGCCGCGTCGTCTCCGACACGACACGGCCCGGCAGCGAGGCGGCCCCGCCCCCTAGCGACACGCCGGACGAGACAGACCTGAGGCACCAGGACGCGGAGGCCGAGGGCGCCACAGGCGTCGTGCCCGGTGACGTGCCGGGTCGCGTGGGTGAGGCCCCGCACGGGGGCGGGCGGGCGGAGGAGGCGTTCGAGGCGTCGCGGGGCGAGGGAGTGCCCGAGGCGGTCGCGGAGGCCGGAGACGGAAGGGCGCGGGTGGAGTCCCGGCGCCTGGGGAGGGACACGTGA
- a CDS encoding amino acid ABC transporter ATP-binding/permease protein, whose translation MATRLGWAVLAGAAADLAGLGLIAAAAWLITRAAEQPPLAALSVAIVATRAFATGKGVFRYAERLTGHDVALRAQASTRERLYEALIAPRPPRHGGADLLSRMVDDTEAVQDLLVRCLLPAAAAAITAVAAVGVGLFVLPAAALVLVAGLVVAGVLLPAVTAAGARRWAARIAPARAALAGTVADLVHGSADLAAYGAGERALDQARAADEALAALERRQSRVHALALAAGTLTQGLTVAGIVLIAQAAGAGTVATAVLALTALVSFEPVLPLAAAGERLAGVTAALRRLKEVRGAPAAVTEPTSPAPLPRPPYTVEVVDLVVRHAPAGDPAPPAGTTTTGQADREAGGETAPPAGREADQEAAAQAGQEAAAQAGRGSAAGPRVGGVARAAVDGVSLTLTPGRRVALVGPSGAGKSTLLAALMRLVEPESGSVRVNGVDIRDLASDDVRTLMTGLTQDPYIFQTTLRDNLRLAGPDAGEDRLREAVREARLERWADRTGWDAQLGEDGRTVSGGQLQRLALARALLYDPPVLLLDEPAEALDEETADRLMADLLDVTHGRTTLLVTHRLRGLEGVDEIIVLEEGRVIQRGPHDRLVAEPGYYRDLWESEVLTRR comes from the coding sequence ATGGCGACCCGGCTCGGCTGGGCCGTGCTGGCGGGGGCGGCGGCCGACCTGGCCGGGCTCGGGCTGATCGCCGCCGCCGCGTGGCTGATCACCCGGGCGGCCGAGCAGCCGCCGCTGGCCGCCCTGAGCGTGGCGATCGTGGCGACGCGGGCGTTCGCCACGGGCAAGGGCGTCTTCCGCTACGCCGAACGCCTCACCGGCCACGACGTGGCCCTGCGCGCCCAGGCGAGCACCCGCGAGCGCCTGTACGAGGCGCTCATCGCGCCGCGCCCGCCCCGGCACGGCGGCGCCGACCTGCTGAGCCGGATGGTGGACGACACCGAGGCCGTCCAGGACCTGCTGGTCCGCTGCCTGCTGCCCGCCGCGGCGGCGGCCATCACCGCCGTCGCGGCCGTGGGCGTCGGGCTGTTCGTGCTGCCGGCCGCCGCGCTCGTCCTGGTGGCCGGGCTGGTGGTGGCGGGCGTGTTGCTTCCCGCGGTCACCGCGGCGGGGGCGCGCCGCTGGGCGGCCAGGATCGCCCCGGCGCGGGCCGCGCTGGCGGGCACGGTGGCGGACCTGGTGCACGGCTCGGCCGACCTGGCCGCCTACGGCGCCGGCGAGCGGGCGCTGGACCAGGCGCGGGCCGCCGACGAGGCGCTGGCCGCGCTCGAACGCCGCCAGTCTCGCGTCCACGCCCTCGCGCTGGCCGCAGGCACGCTCACGCAGGGGCTGACGGTGGCGGGCATCGTGCTGATCGCCCAGGCGGCGGGCGCCGGTACGGTGGCCACGGCCGTGCTGGCACTCACGGCACTGGTGTCGTTCGAGCCGGTCCTGCCCCTGGCGGCGGCGGGCGAGCGGCTCGCGGGCGTCACGGCGGCGCTGCGCCGCCTCAAGGAGGTCCGCGGCGCCCCGGCCGCCGTCACGGAGCCGACCTCCCCCGCGCCGCTCCCGCGACCGCCGTACACGGTCGAGGTCGTCGACCTCGTCGTGCGCCACGCGCCCGCGGGCGACCCGGCACCTCCTGCCGGGACGACCACAACCGGGCAGGCGGACCGGGAGGCGGGCGGGGAGACGGCCCCACCGGCTGGGCGGGAGGCGGACCAGGAGGCGGCCGCGCAGGCGGGCCAGGAGGCGGCCGCGCAGGCAGGCCGGGGGAGCGCGGCCGGGCCGAGGGTCGGTGGCGTGGCGCGGGCGGCGGTCGACGGGGTGTCGCTGACGCTGACGCCCGGCCGGCGGGTGGCGCTCGTGGGGCCGAGCGGAGCCGGCAAGAGCACCCTGCTGGCCGCGCTGATGCGCCTGGTCGAGCCCGAGTCGGGAAGCGTGCGGGTCAACGGTGTCGACATCCGCGACCTCGCCTCCGACGACGTGCGGACCCTGATGACCGGCCTCACCCAGGACCCGTACATCTTCCAGACCACCCTGCGCGACAACCTGCGCCTCGCGGGCCCCGACGCCGGCGAGGACCGGCTGCGGGAGGCCGTGCGGGAGGCGCGGCTGGAGCGGTGGGCCGACCGCACCGGCTGGGACGCCCAGCTCGGCGAGGACGGCAGGACCGTCTCCGGTGGGCAGCTGCAGCGGCTGGCGCTGGCGCGGGCCCTGCTGTACGACCCGCCGGTGCTGCTGCTGGACGAGCCCGCCGAGGCGCTGGACGAGGAGACGGCCGACCGGCTCATGGCCGACCTGCTCGACGTGACCCACGGCCGCACCACGCTGCTCGTCACCCACCGGCTGCGGGGCCTGGAGGGTGTGGACGAGATCATCGTGCTGGAGGAGGGCCGTGTGATCCAGCGCGGCCCGCACGACCGGCTGGTCGCCGAGCCCGGCTACTACCGCGACCTGTGGGAGTCCGAGGTCCTGACCCGCCGGTGA
- a CDS encoding transporter, with protein sequence MVDDSERTPSPEEMLRLIERQRADTVRHLKGDPRLIYGPWGVAWLLGFGTLFLHYGLDGEPYLPISQMQAVGVQLCLQVLAGAVAAYGITKMSGRVRGDSSARGMMYGYAWFAGMMLMVVIAMRMSPQLPPDESGLLWAAVSMLVVGVLYMAGGAIWLDWTMFFVGVCVLAVDAIGVLLGAGWHALLAAVFLGGGFLAVSVWPRRRR encoded by the coding sequence ATGGTAGATGACAGCGAGCGGACGCCGAGTCCCGAGGAGATGCTGCGGCTCATCGAGCGGCAGCGCGCCGACACCGTCAGGCACCTCAAGGGCGATCCGCGCCTCATCTACGGGCCGTGGGGTGTCGCCTGGCTGCTCGGGTTCGGCACGCTGTTCCTGCACTACGGCCTCGACGGCGAGCCCTACCTGCCGATCTCCCAGATGCAGGCGGTGGGCGTGCAGCTGTGCCTGCAGGTGCTGGCCGGGGCCGTCGCCGCGTACGGGATCACGAAGATGAGCGGCCGGGTGCGCGGTGACAGCTCCGCGCGCGGGATGATGTACGGCTACGCGTGGTTCGCCGGGATGATGCTCATGGTCGTCATCGCGATGCGGATGTCGCCGCAACTTCCCCCGGACGAGAGCGGCCTCCTCTGGGCGGCGGTGTCCATGCTGGTGGTGGGCGTCCTCTACATGGCCGGCGGGGCGATCTGGCTCGACTGGACGATGTTCTTCGTCGGCGTCTGCGTCCTGGCCGTCGACGCAATCGGCGTCCTGCTCGGCGCGGGCTGGCACGCCCTGCTGGCGGCCGTGTTCCTGGGCGGCGGGTTCCTCGCCGTGAGCGTCTGGCCGAGGCGGCGGCGGTGA
- a CDS encoding transcriptional regulator — protein MTADGPLPELDPVIHAQARLRVVAALNTLADGDEMAFPALKELLGMTAGNLSVHLTKLEDAGYVRITKTHRGRTPVTYVALTKRGRLAFDDYTKAIRSLLDTAGGSS, from the coding sequence GTGACGGCCGACGGCCCGCTGCCCGAGCTCGATCCCGTCATCCACGCCCAGGCGAGGCTGCGCGTCGTGGCCGCGCTCAACACGCTCGCCGACGGCGACGAGATGGCCTTCCCGGCACTGAAGGAGCTGCTCGGCATGACCGCGGGCAACCTGTCCGTCCACCTCACCAAGCTCGAGGACGCCGGATACGTCCGGATCACCAAGACCCACCGGGGCCGCACCCCGGTCACCTACGTAGCCCTGACCAAGCGCGGGCGGCTCGCCTTCGACGACTACACCAAGGCGATCCGCTCGCTGCTCGACACCGCTGGAGGTTCGTCATGA
- a CDS encoding ABC transporter ATP-binding protein has translation MTVLARTAEVTRRYGDVLALDRVSLDIRAGELVGLLGPNGAGKSTLINLFTGLRRPTSGTVELLGGSPQDPVMRRDIGVTPQETGLPEALRVGEVVDFVSAHFPNRSDRAELLDRFGLRDLVRRQIGGLSGGQKRRLAVALAFAGRPKMVFLDEPTTGLDVEGRRALWDGIRAFHDDGGTILLTSHYLEEIEALAQRVVVVGHGRVLADDTVPAIRDMVGVRRVTLSADTLPELPGVLGSERADGRVHLLTADPDRLVVELVRSGAPFSGLEIRPTTLEEAFLTITARENAHV, from the coding sequence ATGACCGTCCTCGCCCGCACGGCAGAGGTCACCCGCCGCTACGGCGACGTCTTAGCCCTCGACCGGGTGTCCCTCGACATCCGGGCGGGCGAGCTGGTGGGCCTGCTCGGACCGAACGGCGCCGGCAAGTCCACGCTGATCAACCTGTTCACCGGCCTGCGCCGGCCGACCTCCGGCACGGTGGAGCTGCTCGGCGGCTCCCCGCAGGACCCGGTGATGCGCCGCGACATCGGCGTCACCCCGCAGGAGACGGGCCTGCCGGAGGCGCTGCGGGTGGGCGAGGTGGTCGACTTCGTCTCCGCGCACTTCCCGAACCGCTCCGACCGGGCCGAGTTGCTCGACCGGTTCGGGCTGCGGGATCTGGTCAGGCGCCAGATCGGCGGCCTGTCCGGCGGGCAGAAGCGGCGGCTGGCCGTGGCGCTGGCGTTCGCGGGCAGGCCGAAGATGGTCTTCCTCGACGAGCCCACGACCGGCCTCGACGTCGAGGGGCGGCGGGCGCTGTGGGACGGCATCAGGGCCTTCCACGACGACGGCGGCACCATCCTGCTGACCAGCCACTACCTGGAGGAGATCGAGGCGCTCGCGCAGCGCGTCGTGGTCGTGGGCCACGGCCGCGTGCTGGCCGACGACACCGTGCCGGCCATCCGCGACATGGTCGGCGTGCGGCGGGTCACGCTGTCCGCCGACACGCTGCCGGAGCTGCCCGGCGTGCTCGGCTCCGAGCGTGCGGACGGCCGCGTCCACCTGCTCACCGCCGACCCGGACCGGCTGGTGGTCGAACTGGTGCGCAGCGGCGCCCCGTTCTCCGGGCTGGAGATCAGGCCCACCACCCTCGAGGAGGCCTTCCTCACCATCACCGCCAGGGAGAACGCCCATGTCTAG